In Drosophila yakuba strain Tai18E2 chromosome X, Prin_Dyak_Tai18E2_2.1, whole genome shotgun sequence, a single genomic region encodes these proteins:
- the LOC6524645 gene encoding cytosolic carboxypeptidase Nna1 isoform X3 has translation MAEREREAMSASLSRLLRTLSSASMSRRHCPLALLQPLPVHQSETTAGSGGSVGSGGSAERCCSSCSDDSNNNERCKSAERGTAAEVEEEEGVELESKEEAEEGEQDELELKRDSSTVNVNVVRANFKCNDMECSLVLGDYVNGFLGSFLSKGLKTNQLVVNTDEKTLRPVARLKEPRDLFALPKDKDNDCSQQAPRWPVECQVIEERITHIPYVPAVPEPLNAPTGNELKPRPVGEENGIVVFSYSPISAVNYEKPKAKKEDDESSDESDYSSDSRQDSTPPSRSTPMRLAGGGGCAAGKLSSVSKMINSVDNRSTSASLDDNDDEYDDEYDTSGGYCGGSGEAKEKAIIKDLIEAKKKRYQEEATATPVGGGTVRNSRAASRSEASKEPSDIDDIWKNNTNEYKPASPRYVLSQFGKNVAKAMIDRIVDHEDLVPPTGSQKVSNQFAVSPVKLPKTNMARLEVAFERSACHARSKSRLKGRAVVPGGQTVGNHRRRGSSSEEDTSSSGLGDEEEEEEDDDDSDSDAENSGSGGGLRRILGSYSARLAGGAEKRPCPGSGSVSDTETLVGDESRSRLASSNGLYQQDHIRSRSRHSQVRPPLRTVPHTHAATVAAAAAALARGRHRDKDGCLGSKDEKGNMGVGGGTTTGNNGSMGTRTRTRTSSPVGNNVFRLSKEQQLLLNSMTSQETTSTLISSTSTNQTTTTNSSQSFFCSDLPQAQFSRSAVGGARFMTNCHPMNPEEYDGLEFESRFESGNLAKAVQITPTYYELYLRPDLYTSRSKQWFYFRVRRTRRKMLYRFSIVNLVKSDSLYNDGMQPVMYSTLGAKEKSEGWRRCGDNICYYRNDDESASNSANEDDEDNSTYTLTFTIEFEHDDDTVFFAHSYPYTYSDLQDYLMEIQRHPVKSKFCKLRLLCRTLAGNNVYYLTVTAPSSNEENMRRKKSIVVSARVHPSETPASWMMKGLMDFITGDTTVAKRLRHKFIFKLVPMLNPDGVIVGNTRNSLTGKDLNRQYRTVIRETYPSIWYTKAMIRRLIEECGVAMYCDMHAHSRKHNIFIYGCENKRNPEKKLTEQVFPLMLHKNSADRFSFESCKFKIQRSKEGTGRIVVWMLGITNSYTIEASFGGSSLGSRKGTHFNTQDYEHMGRAFCETLLDYCDENPNKVKRHAKLFKQIKKIRKREKREQKALKLQKMADQDRLRSKIIERLMREGSSADEPLNIPLSDYSSDEGNCSSSSDNEGKHSITASDLEGPCCAPTRAPPSSPEVIHEIRKFRMRRMRKVMHELDRIYFTPLFQRKFKTLTTLKRRRQKMGVKAPPNGKRLRGGGVPAVATATTPATAVQAVGSMVETNDGQKQQQPQRQLARNMPTNGASSIGAQSSDSTDSMDSSQSESLQEPDCSSASTGVSKEVTRKAKTSGAGSKKTAKKRKFMPTEKKKPVVNQKLHVDRNFRLWLANRRIYIYRRKKSTQARRTKVRNKPQKKRGEVVRTTLDLPTTDPGSDLHFSTDDEEHSPTSGQNGYGAVAPLRHTLLQSDLQRRYIEEIGDTVVQKPKAAHMPPELIVTTPSKSGTPGGGKKLDVYKLTPRTAPELDTGIGMMQRQAGGTGTSARRTYSWHNLDQQEIPNGNHSGKANFYMGDSKPAIKAITKPPPRRSVPSNFIPQRHGNAQTADDLQLKLSLKKKVWTGAHGDADGRPLAWYKGHSIATSQMANTTTTIRSAGGGAAGGGGAGGAAGAGGGGGAGGQNRNMFTSSGREQTAATGGINMGMPPAFVGAPRRPRKLEQVDLFNACSQKLLLWQQQEEHKRSHPQPAQRLLKVEDPPPHSRDRERDRDRDREQQAFKPMHMAKKSTGTSQAKVIQALVAVESGGKVKRKSSSMMKIAETTQLVTRFARNRNSAGGATVQQQQHQQQPPQQHMHHQHQRLLFKGQGGAGAMGARMHSAGVMGHMQGNGGGRAPNKFKTGGLVITAVQQPTNMAGGSSRRMRNAAGLQAKGSNGALGSSSGQMQYQRSNGSVQANKSATGISLDTVNLVRKVKTKLKKRKSRTLSTGAPK, from the exons GCTTCCTTGGCAGTTTCCTATCGAAGGGCCTGAAGACCAATCAGCTGGTTGTGAATACGGATGAGAAGACCCTGCGACCAGTTGCTCGTCTGAAGGAGCCGCGCGATCTCTTCGCCCTGCCGAAGGACAAGGACAATGACTGCTCACAGCAGGCCCCCAGATGGCCGGTGGAATGCCAG GTCATCGAGGAGCGCATCACACACATTCCGTACGTGCCCGCTGTGCCGGAGCCACTCAATGCTCCGACGGGAAACGAGCTGAAGCCACGTCCCGTGGGCGAGGAGAACGGCATTGTGGTGTTCAGCTACAGTCCAATTAGCGCCGTCAACTAT GAAAAGCCCAAGGCGAAGAAGGAGGACGATGAGTCCAGCGACGAGTCGGACTATTCCTCGGACTCACGCCAGGATTCGACGCCTCCGAGCCGGTCCACGCCCATGCGCCTCGCGGGCGGCGGTGGATGTGCAGCTGGCAAACTGAGCAGCGTGTCCAAGATGATCAACAGCGTGGACAATCGGTCCACCAGTGCGTCCCTGGACGACAACGATGACGAATACGATGACGAATACGATACCTCCGGCGGTTATTGTGGCGGCAGTGGCGAGGCCAAGGAGAAGGCAATCATCAAGGATCTCATCGAGGCGAAGAAGAAGCGCTACCAGGAGGAGGCGACAGCCACGCCCGTTGGCGGCGGCACAGTTCGCAATTCGAGAGCAGCCAGCCGTTCGGAGGCCAGTAAAGAACCCAGCGATATTGATGACATCTGGAAGAACAACACCAACGAATATAAGCCCGCCTCGCCGCGCTATGTGCTCAGTCAGTTTGGAAAGAATGTGGCCAAGGCGATGATCGACCGGATAGTGGATCACGAAGATCTCGTCCCGCCAACGGGATCCCAAAAGGTATCGAATCAGTTCGCCGTAAGCCCCGTCAAGTTGCCCAAAACCAATATGGCCCGCTTAGAGGTGGCCTTCGAGCGAAGTGCCTGCCACGCAAGATCCAAATCGCGTTTGAAAGGGAGGGCAGTCGTCCCGGGTGGGCAAACGGTTGGCAATCATCGCCGTAGGGGCAGCAGCTCTGAGGAGGACACCAGTAGCTCTGGTTTGGGTGAtgaagaagaggaggaggaggatgacgaTGATTCCGACTCGGACGCAGAGAATTCGGGCAGTGGCGGTGGCTTGCGCCGTATCTTGGGAAGCTACTCGGCCCGGCTGGCAGGTGGCGCCGAAAAGCGTCCTTGTCCCGGTTCCGGATCCGTTTCGGATACCGAAACTTTGGTGGGAGACGAGAGCAGGAGCCGGCTGGCTAGCT CTAATGGTCTGTATCAGCAAGACCATATCCGCTCTAGGAGTCGCCACTCGCAAGTGCGACCCCCCCTACGAACGGTACCCCACACCCATGCGGCCAcagtggcggcggcggcagcggcgctCGCCAGGGGGCGCCACCGCGACAAGGACGGTTGTCTGGGTAGCAAGGACGAAAAGGGAAATATGGGAGTGGGGGGGGGAACAACAACTGGCAACAATGGCTCAATGGGCACACGCACCCGCACCCGCACCTCCTCGCCCGTTGGCAACAACGTCTTCCGGCTGAGCAAGGAACAGCAGCTATTGCTGAATTCGATGACCAGCCAGGAGACGACCAGCACACTGATCTCGTCGACAAGTACTAACCAGACGACGACCACCAACTCGTCGCAATCGTTTTTCTGCTCCGATTTACCCCAAGCGCAGTTCAGCCGTTCGGCGGTCGGTGGTGCCCGCTTCATGACCAATTGCCATCCCATGAATCCGGAGGAGTACGATGGACTGGAGTTTGAATCGCGCTTCGAGAGCGGCAACCTGGCCAAGGCGGTCCAAATTACGCCCACCTACTACGAGCTCTACCTGCGACCCGATCTCTATACCAGCCGGTCCAAGCAGTGGTTCTACTTTCGTGTGCGTCGCACCAGGCGCAAGATGCTCTACCGCTTCTCCATTGTCAATCTGGTCAAGTCGGATAGTCTGTACAACGATGGCATGCAGCCGGTCATGTACTCCACGCTGGGCGCCAAGGAGAAGAGCGAAGGCTGGCGGAGATGCGGCGACAACATCTGCTACTATCGCAACGATGATGA AAGTGCCAGCAATAGCGCCaacgaggacgacgaggacAACTCCACGTACACGCTGACCTTCACCATTGAGTTCGAGCACGACGATGACACGGTGTTCTTTGCGCACAGCTATCCGTATACGTATAGCGACCTGCAGGACTACCTCATGGAGATCCAACGGCATCCGGTCAAGTCAAAGTTCTGCAAGCTGCGCCTGCTCTGCCGCACCTTGGCTGGCAATAATGTCTACTACCTGACGGTGACGGCGCCCTCCTCCAACGAGGAGAACATGCGG CGCAAGAAATCGATTGTGGTGTCGGCGCGTGTGCATCCCAGCGAGACGCCAGCGTCGTGGATGATGAAGGGTCTGATGGACTTCATCACTGGGGACACCACAGTGGCCAAGCGGCTGCGGCACAAGTTCATTTTCAAATTGGTGCCCATGCTGAATCCGGACGGAGTCATTGTGGGCAACACCCGTAACTCGCTGACCGGCAAGGACCTCAACCGCCAGTACCGTACGGTAATACGCGAGACATATCCATCCATTTGGTATACCAAAGCCATGATTAGAAG ACTGATTGAGGAATGCGGCGTGGCCATGTACTGTGATATGCACGCTCACTCACGAAAGCACAACATATTCATATATGGCTGTGAGAACAAGCGCAACCCGGAGAAGAAGTTAACCGAGCAGGTCTTTCCGCTGATGCTGCACAAGAACAGTGCTGATCGG TTCTCCTTCGAGAGCTGCAAGTTCAAGATACAGCGCAGCAAGGAGGGCACCGGACGTATCGTGGTCTGGATGCTGGGCATCACCAACAGCTATACGATCGAGGCCTCCTTTGGCGGCTCCTCGCTGGGATCGCGCAAGGGAACGCACTTCAACACGCAG GATTACGAGCACATGGGACGAGCATTTTGTGAGACACTACTGGACTACTGCGATGAGAATCCGAACAAAGTAAAGCGGCACGCAAAGttgtttaaacaaatcaaaaagaTAAGAAAACGCGAGAAACGCGAACAGAAAgcattgaaattacagaaaatgGCCGATCAG GACAGGCTACGATCCAAAATTATCGAAAGACTGATGCGAGAAGGCTCCAGTGCCGACGAGCCATTGAATATCCCATTGTCGGATTACTCAAG CGACGAGGGCAACTGCAGCTCCAGTTCGGATAATGAGGGCAAGCACTCGATAACGGCGTCCGATCTGGAGGGACCATGTTGTGCTCCCACCCGAGCACCGCCTAGTTCGCCCGAGGTGATACACGAAATTCGCAAG TTTCGCATGCGACGCATGCGCAAGGTGATGCACGAGCTGGACAGGATCTACTTTACGCCACTGTTCCAGCGCAAATTCAAAACCCTAACGACCCTGAAGAGGAGGCGTCAGAAGATGGGCGTTAAGGCGCCTCCAAATGGGAAACGCCTTCGCGGTGGTGGTGTTCCGGCCGTGGCAACCGCAACCACGCCTGCAACGGCCGTCCAAGCGGTTGGATCCATGGTAGAGACCAACGATGGccagaagcaacagcagccgcagcgaCAATTGGCCAGGAATATGCCTACGAATGGTGCTTCATCGATTGGAGCCCAGAGTTCGGACAGTACGGATAGCATGGATTCGTCGCAATCGGAATCGCTACAGGAGCCGGATTGTTCCAGTGCCAGCACCGGAGTCAGCAAGGAGGTCACGAGGAAGGCCAAGACCAGTGGGGCGGGCAGCAAGAAGACGGCCAAAAAGAGGAAGTTCATGCCCACGGAGAAGAAGAAGCCGGTGGTCAATCAGAAGCTGCACGTTGATCGCAATTTCCGGCTGTGGCTGGCCAATAGGCGCATCTACATCTATCGCCGTAAGAAG TCCACGCAGGCGCGTCGCACTAAGGTAAGAAATAAGCCGCAGAAGAAACGTGGCGAGGTGGTGCGCACCACACTGGACCTGCCCACAACGGATCCCGGCTCGGATCTGCACTTCTCCACCGACGATGAGGAGCACTCGCCGACGTCCGGACAAAATGGTTACGGTGCTGTGGCTCCGCTACGGCACACGCTGCTCCAGAGCGATCTGCAGAGGCGTTACATTGAGGAAATTGGCGATACGGTGGTGCAGAAACCAAAGGCGGCCCACATGCCGCCGGAACTGATTGTGACCACACCCTCGAAGAGCGGCACACCGGGCGGCGGCAAAAAGCTGGATGTCTACAAGCTGACGCCTCGTACTGCCCCAGAATTGGATACGGGTATTGGCATGATGCAACGGCAGGCCGGCGGAACTGGAACATCCGCCAGACGCACCTACTCGTGGCACAATCTCGATCAGCAAGAGATTCCCAATGGCAACCACAGCGGCAAGGCCAACTTTTACATGGGCGATTCCAAGCCAGCGATAAAGGCGATAACAAAACCGCCACCCAGAAG GAGTGTGCCGAGCAACTTCATTCCCCAAAGACATGGCAATGCGCAAACGGCCGATGACCTGCAGCTCAAGCTGTCGCTGAAGAAGAAAGTCTGGACTGGTGCGCACGGGGATGCGGATGGTCGTCCTCTGGCCTGGTACAAGGGTCACTCGATAGCAACATCCCAAATGGCCAACACCACGACCACCATACGAAGTGCAGGCGGTGGTgctgcaggaggaggaggagcaggggGAGCAGCTGGAGCGGGTGGCGGTGGAGGTGCAGGTGGTCAGAACCGAAACATGTTCACCTCCAGTGGCAGAGAACAGACAGCTGCGACCGGTGGCATCAACATGGGCATGCCACCCGCCTTTGTGGGCGCACCACGGAGACCCAGAAAACTGGAGCAAGTGGATCTCTTCAA TGCCTGTTCCCAgaagctgctgctgtggcagcAACAGGAGGAACACAAGCGCTCCCATCCGCAACCGGCGCAGCGCCTGCTGAAAGTGGAGGATCCCCCGCCACATTCTAGGGATCGGGAACGCGATCGTGACCGTGACCGGGAGCAGCAAGCCTTCAAGCCCATGCACATGGCCAAAAAGTCAACGGGTACCAGCCAGGCCAAAGTCATTCAGGCTTTGGTGGCCGTCGAGTCCGGCGGCAAGGTGAAACGCAAGTCCAGCAGCATGATGAAGATAGCAGAGACCACGCAGCTGGTGACTCGATTCGCCCGGAATCGCAACAGCGCCGGAGGAGCAACAgtacaacaacagcagcatcagcagcagccaccacaacaacatatgcaccaccagcaccagcgGTTGTTGTTCAAGGGCCAAGGTGGCGCGGGAGCTATGGGCGCTCGGATGCACTCCGCCGGCGTGATGGGTCACATGCAGGGCAACGGCGGTGGACGTGCGCCGAACAAATTCAAGACCGGTGGCCTGGTGATCACCGCCGTGCAGCAGCCGACCAACATGGCCGGCGGAAGCTCCAGGCGGATGAGAAATGCTGCCGGTTTGCAGGCGAAGGGCAGCAATGGCGCCTTGGGATCATCGTCCGGTCAAATGCAGTACCAGCGCAGCAATGGCAGTGTCCAGGCGAACAAATCCGCAACCGGAATCTCGCTGGACACCGTCAATCTGGTGCGAAAGGTGAAGACCAAGCTGAAGAAGCGCAAATCGCGCACTTTGTCAACCGGAGCACCGAAATAA